The following are encoded together in the Patagioenas fasciata isolate bPatFas1 chromosome 7, bPatFas1.hap1, whole genome shotgun sequence genome:
- the RND3 gene encoding rho-related GTP-binding protein RhoE → MKERRASQKLSNKAAVMDPNQNVKCKIVVVGDSQCGKTALLHVFAKDCFPESYVPTVFENYTASFEIDTQRIELSLWDTSGSPYYDNVRPLSYPDSDAVLICFDISRPETLDSVLKKWKGEIQEFCPNTKMLLVGCKSDLRTDVSTLVELSNHRQTPVSYDQGANMAKQIGAATYIECSALQSENSVRDIFHVATLACVNKTNKNVKRNKSQRATKRISHMPGRPELSTVATDLRKDKAKSCTVM, encoded by the exons ATGAAGGAGAGAAGAGCCAGCCAGAAGTTATCGAACAAGGCGGCGGTGATGGATCCCAACCAGAATGTCAAGTGCAAGATCGTAGTGGTGGGGGACAGCCAGTGCGGGAAAACCGCGCTGCTCCACGTCTTCGCCAAGGACTGCTTCCCCGAG AGCTACGTCCCCACCGTCTTCGAGAACTACACGGCCAGCTTCGAGATCGACACGCAGCGCATCGAGCTCAGCCTCTGGGACACCTCGG GGTCTCCTTATTATGACAACGTCCGCCCGCTCTCCTATCCCGATTCTGATGCTGTCCTGATTTGCTTTGACATCAGTCGGCCAGAAACTCTTGACAGCGTGCTAAAAAAG TGGAAAGGTGAAATCCAGGAGTTTTGCCCGAACaccaagatgcttttggttggCTGCAAGTCGGATCTGCGCACAGACGTGAGCACGCTAGTGGAGCTTTCCAACCACCGGCAGACCCCCGTGTCCTACGATCAG gGTGCAAATATGGCCAAACAGATTGGAGCAGCTACATACATCGAATGCTCAGCCTTACAGTCGGAAAACAGCGTCAGAGACATTTTTCACGTCGCCACCTTGGCGTGTgtgaacaaaacaaataaaaacgtGAAACGGAACAAATCGCAGAGGGCGACAAAGCGGATTTCGCACATGCCCGGCAGGCCAGAACTTTCCACAGTGGCGACGGACTTGCGAAAGGACAAAGCAAAGAGTTGCACGGTGATGTGA